The following are from one region of the Patescibacteria group bacterium genome:
- a CDS encoding valine--tRNA ligase, protein MEKPPDMPNIPKNLNEAEKKVEEKERYNPFEKEKYWQDFWEKEGIYKFDPEQPGPLYTVDTPPPTISGSLHLGHIFSYTQAEVISRFKRMQGNNVRYSFGFDNNGLPTERLVEKELGIRGANMDLEDFTKSCLDITNKYKHLYEDLWKSIGLSVDWRLEYSSISPEVQKKSQSTFKELYERGVIYKKNAPALYCTECQTSFAQAEKEDKEKEAVFYDLSFKTEDDQELIVATTRPELLPACSAVFVNPDDIRFKNLIGKKVITPLGDGVEIMADEKVEKDKGSGAVMCCTYGDETDIYWTKKYNLNEKIILNRYGKFEDVDELPDLKGRRVNEARKIIVEKLKSDGFIKKEEQIKHNVDVHERCGTLVEFLPTTQWFMKVLDMKERLLDAGTQIKWHPSYMKTRYEDWINGLKWDWCISRERFYGIPIPVFSCDNCENVLIPEEDQFPIDPKKEKNIHNCTACGEGKMLPEKNVLDTWFTSSLSPDINNDNPLNGGLNGKLYPMSVRPQAHDIIRTWAVYSILMGLYKHNEIPWRDLMISGHILVQEGEKISKKTGGGKYKPEELIATHSADAVRYAMCGASLGRDSYFDEKEVKKGKKLVTKIYNAGKLVLSKLEGFDPKVEIKEDELEAIDRWILDRSFETASKMSESFENYEFSQARQIFEDFFWKDFCDNYLEIVKRRLAIKPDDNKEKMSAQFTSYNCFLSVMKMASPFIPHITEEMFHAQTVKKEDNGVVKESVSSESGGGYFSNNENIKSIHSTQWPSTSLEYSNHENNENANLALDVISKIRRFKTDNKIKFGTQITLLKIRCREEQKNKLNGFLDDITSLAKANSVEIEITSDEELIVEIRV, encoded by the coding sequence ATGGAAAAGCCACCTGATATGCCTAATATCCCCAAAAACTTAAACGAAGCGGAAAAAAAAGTTGAAGAAAAAGAAAGATATAATCCTTTTGAAAAAGAAAAATACTGGCAAGATTTCTGGGAAAAGGAAGGTATCTATAAATTTGATCCTGAGCAACCGGGCCCTCTTTATACTGTAGATACTCCGCCACCAACAATCTCCGGGTCATTGCACCTTGGGCATATTTTTTCTTATACTCAAGCGGAGGTAATCTCGCGGTTTAAAAGAATGCAAGGGAATAATGTTCGTTATTCTTTTGGTTTTGATAATAATGGTTTGCCAACAGAAAGGTTGGTGGAAAAGGAACTTGGGATAAGAGGCGCTAATATGGATTTAGAAGATTTCACAAAAAGCTGCCTTGATATTACGAATAAATATAAACACCTTTATGAAGATCTATGGAAATCAATAGGTCTTAGTGTAGACTGGCGACTAGAATATTCCAGTATTTCGCCGGAAGTTCAAAAGAAATCCCAGTCCACTTTTAAGGAGTTATATGAGAGAGGGGTTATTTATAAAAAAAATGCCCCGGCTCTTTATTGCACAGAGTGTCAGACTTCATTTGCTCAAGCTGAAAAAGAAGATAAAGAAAAAGAAGCTGTTTTTTATGATTTATCATTTAAGACTGAAGATGATCAGGAATTGATCGTCGCAACAACTCGCCCTGAATTACTGCCCGCATGCAGTGCTGTTTTTGTTAATCCGGACGATATTAGATTTAAAAACTTAATCGGTAAGAAAGTTATCACTCCCTTGGGAGATGGGGTTGAAATAATGGCTGATGAGAAAGTTGAAAAAGATAAAGGCTCCGGGGCGGTGATGTGCTGCACCTATGGTGATGAAACAGATATCTATTGGACAAAAAAATATAATTTGAATGAAAAAATCATATTAAACAGATATGGAAAATTTGAAGATGTAGATGAATTGCCTGACTTGAAAGGGAGGAGAGTAAATGAAGCTAGGAAAATTATCGTTGAAAAATTAAAGTCTGACGGGTTTATAAAAAAAGAAGAACAGATCAAGCATAATGTTGATGTTCATGAGAGATGCGGTACCCTGGTGGAATTTTTACCGACTACTCAGTGGTTTATGAAAGTACTCGATATGAAAGAACGCCTCTTGGATGCGGGAACTCAAATAAAGTGGCATCCTTCATATATGAAGACAAGGTATGAAGATTGGATTAATGGTCTAAAGTGGGATTGGTGTATTTCAAGAGAAAGATTTTACGGAATACCAATCCCTGTATTTAGCTGCGATAATTGTGAGAACGTTTTAATCCCAGAGGAAGATCAATTCCCGATTGACCCCAAAAAAGAGAAAAATATTCATAATTGTACTGCTTGCGGTGAAGGTAAAATGCTCCCGGAGAAAAATGTCTTGGATACATGGTTTACCTCGTCTTTATCGCCAGACATAAATAATGACAATCCATTAAATGGCGGATTGAATGGCAAGTTATATCCAATGTCGGTGAGGCCTCAAGCTCACGATATAATTAGAACATGGGCTGTGTATTCTATCTTGATGGGCTTGTATAAGCATAATGAGATTCCGTGGAGAGATTTAATGATCTCCGGACATATTTTGGTGCAGGAGGGAGAAAAGATTAGTAAGAAGACCGGTGGAGGAAAATATAAGCCGGAAGAATTAATTGCGACACATTCAGCGGATGCTGTCAGGTATGCGATGTGTGGCGCTTCGTTAGGCAGAGATTCATATTTTGACGAAAAGGAAGTGAAGAAGGGTAAAAAATTAGTCACTAAAATCTATAATGCCGGCAAGCTGGTGCTTAGTAAACTGGAAGGATTTGATCCTAAAGTAGAAATAAAAGAAGATGAGCTGGAGGCAATTGACAGGTGGATATTAGACAGATCATTTGAGACGGCAAGTAAGATGTCTGAATCTTTTGAAAATTATGAATTCAGCCAAGCGCGCCAGATTTTTGAAGACTTTTTTTGGAAAGATTTTTGTGATAATTATTTGGAGATTGTAAAAAGGAGGCTGGCAATAAAGCCGGACGATAATAAAGAGAAAATGTCAGCGCAATTCACGTCTTACAATTGTTTTCTTAGTGTTATGAAGATGGCTTCTCCTTTTATCCCTCATATAACAGAAGAAATGTTCCACGCTCAAACAGTAAAGAAAGAAGATAATGGAGTTGTAAAAGAATCTGTTAGCTCGGAAAGTGGTGGTGGTTATTTTTCCAATAATGAAAATATTAAAAGTATACATAGTACTCAGTGGCCATCAACATCACTTGAGTATTCTAATCATGAAAATAATGAAAATGCCAATTTAGCCTTAGATGTTATCTCAAAAATAAGAAGATTTAAGACTGATAATAAAATAAAATTTGGTACACAAATTACTTTGTTAAAAATAAGATGTCGAGAAGAACAAAAAAATAAATTAAACGGTTTTTTAGATGATATTACTTCTTTAGCAAAGGCAAATAGTGTTGAAATCGAAATAACAAGTGACGAAGAACTGATTGTAGAGATTAGAGTTTAA
- a CDS encoding NUDIX domain-containing protein, which produces MFYFIKIINILRKIYWFIFRPTTIGVRLLNIYNNEVLLVKHTYSSSWYLPGGGAKNGIDIIDSLKREIKEELNIDLNEGQLSSADLFGVYDNFQEYKNDYIFLFILDNLKLNLTKAKNIEIEEAGYFNINNLPGSISAGTKRRINEFLSRKDKVIISKW; this is translated from the coding sequence ATGTTTTATTTTATAAAAATTATAAATATTTTAAGAAAAATATATTGGTTTATATTCAGGCCTACCACAATAGGGGTCAGGCTTCTAAATATATACAATAATGAAGTTTTACTTGTAAAACATACTTATTCTAGTAGCTGGTATTTACCCGGAGGAGGTGCTAAAAATGGAATAGATATTATAGACTCGCTTAAGAGAGAAATTAAAGAAGAACTCAATATAGATCTTAACGAAGGTCAATTGAGTAGTGCCGATCTGTTTGGAGTTTATGATAATTTCCAGGAATATAAAAACGATTATATCTTTCTGTTTATCTTAGATAATTTAAAATTAAATTTAACTAAAGCAAAAAATATTGAAATAGAAGAGGCTGGATATTTCAATATTAATAATCTCCCTGGTAGCATATCTGCCGGTACAAAAAGAAGAATAAATGAGTTTTTATCAAGAAAAGATAAAGTAATAATAAGTAAGTGGTAG
- a CDS encoding SPASM domain-containing protein yields MVEKENKIKALTQYRGFTVLKSLEAASERIEILKDILGISDNLELLNIAKNDPEKILSNLGNLYDAIGPRSMGINPTPVCNRQCTFCSSRQRNKINIEDNIEITEDKLRKVFEDFISMKGGGCVLVGGGEALLACKGKLNEVINDYDLYYGFNTNGVNLDKFTHEKLLEKTKWVSLSLIGHNKDTYNSTAGLDSSSGQFDVLNDNLKKYIEIADDLNREGKSHPYISAKILICRENYLYSGEIYNYAKYLGFKDISLRCVNNFEIEEEYRKRKIIPQDIELTKKEKEQIKSILTKETDLSEEIIFNILGLRDKIKNDTVVINPTLCWNVVLGLIINLDTNGEVFLCNPRIGMESFSIGNINSMSLKSLWSGSIHVDVVKKTYKTFNKGACDLSKCRHFRVDQVIEQFLEGKISLKDRSFGDKQMSFFP; encoded by the coding sequence GTGGTAGAGAAAGAAAATAAAATAAAGGCATTAACTCAATACAGAGGATTTACTGTTCTTAAGTCTCTGGAGGCAGCTAGTGAAAGAATAGAAATATTAAAAGATATATTGGGAATTAGTGATAATCTAGAATTATTGAATATTGCAAAAAACGATCCAGAAAAGATACTTTCAAATCTCGGTAATTTATACGACGCCATAGGACCTCGGTCTATGGGGATCAATCCGACCCCTGTATGTAATAGACAGTGTACTTTCTGTTCTAGTAGGCAAAGAAATAAGATAAATATAGAAGATAATATTGAAATAACGGAGGATAAATTAAGGAAAGTTTTTGAAGATTTTATAAGCATGAAAGGGGGAGGGTGTGTGCTGGTTGGTGGAGGAGAGGCATTATTAGCCTGCAAAGGCAAACTTAATGAAGTTATTAATGATTATGATTTATATTATGGATTCAATACAAATGGTGTGAATTTGGATAAATTTACGCATGAAAAATTATTAGAAAAAACAAAATGGGTATCACTCAGTTTAATTGGACACAATAAAGATACATATAATTCTACAGCTGGATTAGATTCTTCAAGTGGTCAGTTTGATGTATTAAATGATAATCTTAAAAAATATATAGAAATAGCTGATGATTTAAATAGGGAAGGTAAAAGTCATCCCTATATATCAGCAAAAATATTGATATGTAGAGAGAATTATTTATATTCCGGAGAAATATATAATTATGCAAAATATTTAGGATTCAAAGATATTTCCCTGAGATGCGTAAACAATTTTGAAATAGAAGAAGAATATAGAAAGAGAAAAATTATTCCTCAAGATATAGAGCTAACTAAGAAGGAGAAAGAGCAGATAAAAAGTATATTAACCAAAGAAACCGATTTATCAGAAGAGATAATATTTAATATATTGGGTTTACGGGATAAAATTAAAAATGATACGGTGGTTATAAACCCTACGCTATGTTGGAATGTAGTATTAGGTTTAATAATAAATTTAGATACAAACGGAGAAGTTTTTCTATGTAACCCAAGGATAGGAATGGAAAGTTTTAGTATTGGAAACATTAATTCAATGAGTCTAAAAAGTCTTTGGAGTGGTTCTATCCATGTTGATGTTGTTAAAAAAACTTATAAAACATTTAATAAGGGCGCTTGTGACTTAAGTAAATGTCGACACTTTCGTGTAGATCAAGTTATAGAGCAGTTTTTAGAAGGAAAGATATCATTAAAAGATAGAAGTTTCGGTGATAAGCAAATGAGTTTTTTCCCTTAG
- a CDS encoding radical SAM protein: MVPIIKPAGDYCNLRCGYCFYNDKDQSTHSIMDFELLEKFLSEYILLFNENLSFIWHGGEPLLAGIPFFEEAVRIQSSNTRNGQKVQNFIQTNATLINDEWAELFKKYQFRVGISLDGNKESHDRFRKNNNDKGTFSSVMRGLEIIRKHGIKPGFIQTITSSSLSSTKENFHFFADELGIKKWGTNVYLDLEQNGLKSNSHGLTNKQLTRFLKEQINLWLDKDDPNLALREIENFIAVIFGKKSSGCSFNGSCSGYFCLEYDGRIYPCDRSSGQPNFLLGDISRSSLLDILNGSERMNYAKGVNDLHQDCIMCKWEKACHNGCTMHRKGGVKGKYYYCETRKEIFTYLEDKVRKINHPPPRIERR; this comes from the coding sequence ATGGTCCCAATCATAAAACCAGCGGGAGATTACTGCAACCTTCGCTGTGGCTACTGCTTCTATAACGACAAAGATCAGTCTACTCACAGTATCATGGATTTTGAACTGTTAGAGAAGTTTTTAAGCGAATACATACTTCTCTTTAACGAAAATCTTTCTTTCATCTGGCACGGTGGAGAACCATTGCTTGCAGGTATCCCCTTCTTCGAAGAAGCCGTCCGTATTCAATCGTCTAACACCAGAAACGGTCAAAAAGTTCAAAACTTTATACAGACCAATGCTACTCTTATCAACGACGAGTGGGCTGAGCTCTTCAAAAAATACCAGTTTCGAGTGGGCATTAGCTTAGATGGTAACAAAGAAAGCCATGACCGATTCAGAAAAAACAACAACGACAAAGGGACATTTTCTTCAGTAATGAGAGGGCTAGAGATCATCCGTAAGCACGGCATAAAACCGGGATTTATTCAGACTATTACATCCTCCAGTCTTTCATCCACAAAAGAAAATTTTCATTTTTTTGCGGATGAGCTTGGCATCAAGAAGTGGGGCACGAACGTATATCTTGACCTGGAACAAAATGGCTTAAAATCAAATAGCCATGGTCTGACAAACAAGCAACTGACGAGATTTCTCAAAGAACAGATCAATCTTTGGCTCGATAAAGACGATCCTAATCTTGCTCTTCGCGAGATTGAAAACTTTATCGCGGTCATCTTCGGGAAAAAGAGTTCTGGATGTTCATTTAACGGCTCATGCTCGGGATATTTCTGTCTTGAATACGATGGGAGAATTTACCCATGCGACAGGTCATCAGGTCAACCTAATTTCCTATTAGGTGATATCTCGAGATCTTCGCTCTTAGATATACTAAATGGATCAGAAAGAATGAATTATGCAAAAGGTGTGAACGATCTGCATCAGGATTGCATTATGTGCAAATGGGAAAAAGCTTGTCATAACGGTTGCACAATGCATAGGAAAGGAGGTGTAAAAGGAAAATACTACTACTGCGAGACTAGAAAAGAAATTTTTACTTACCTTGAAGATAAGGTGAGGAAAATAAACCATCCGCCCCCGCGGATAGAAAGGAGATAA
- a CDS encoding nucleotidyltransferase domain-containing protein yields the protein MNLSREQKIKLADFAEANGIKFIVLFGSQSRKTSKKDSDFDIAVLTTPEKSIFESLENYNNLLFGLSAILEIPDYKFDLTDLNNANILLRYEIVSSGQLLFGDEIDYLEFKSFATREYIDAKRLFDLEDFLIKKKQRLLSEVVL from the coding sequence ATGAATTTATCCAGAGAGCAGAAAATTAAATTAGCTGATTTTGCCGAAGCAAATGGTATAAAGTTTATAGTTTTGTTCGGCTCGCAGTCTAGAAAAACTTCTAAAAAAGATAGTGATTTTGATATTGCTGTATTAACAACGCCGGAGAAGAGCATTTTTGAGAGTTTGGAAAATTATAATAATCTTTTGTTTGGCCTATCTGCTATCTTAGAAATACCGGATTATAAGTTTGATCTAACTGATCTGAACAATGCTAATATATTGTTGAGATATGAGATTGTTTCGAGCGGGCAGTTATTGTTTGGAGATGAGATCGATTATCTTGAATTTAAATCTTTTGCGACTAGGGAGTATATTGACGCTAAGAGATTGTTTGATCTTGAAGATTTTTTAATCAAGAAAAAGCAACGATTACTTTCAGAAGTAGTTCTTTAA
- a CDS encoding DUF86 domain-containing protein, giving the protein MIKEDFVKRKISLIQDELSNLERLSHYSFDEIASDPIKQGALERFLERVINRAIDINNHIIAELAGLDTATPKDYTDSFLELAKLGIYTKEFAESISKSAGTRNVLVHEYDKIDQTRIYNSVADCLRDYHKYCGYILEFLEKQPKEKYNQRRNNL; this is encoded by the coding sequence ATGATAAAAGAAGATTTTGTAAAAAGGAAAATATCATTGATCCAAGATGAACTCAGTAATCTTGAGCGTCTTTCGCATTATTCTTTTGATGAGATAGCAAGCGACCCCATAAAGCAGGGAGCATTGGAACGCTTTCTTGAAAGGGTTATTAATAGAGCAATAGATATCAATAATCATATTATCGCAGAGCTTGCAGGTCTTGATACTGCTACGCCGAAGGATTACACAGATAGTTTCTTGGAGTTGGCGAAGTTGGGTATCTATACTAAAGAGTTTGCGGAAAGTATTTCTAAAAGTGCTGGAACGAGAAATGTGCTTGTGCATGAATATGATAAAATTGACCAGACTAGGATTTATAATTCAGTCGCGGATTGCTTGCGTGATTATCATAAATATTGCGGATACATTTTAGAGTTTCTTGAAAAACAACCAAAGGAGAAATACAACCAAAGGAGAAATAATTTGTGA
- a CDS encoding NUDIX domain-containing protein, with product MTIKLIQKAGAIILSKDDQSKIALLYSGKQKDWSFPKGHIEDGEDPTNAMIREVKEETGLLVEILCDLPDINYTHPNGNNISIKMFLVQSEDDTLLRPEFKGDDIKWVPTNEVSSVLSYNNLKEYIKEIYHLIKK from the coding sequence ATGACTATTAAATTAATCCAGAAAGCCGGCGCTATTATTTTGAGTAAGGATGATCAAAGTAAAATTGCCCTGCTTTATAGTGGGAAACAAAAAGATTGGTCCTTTCCCAAGGGACACATTGAGGATGGTGAGGATCCGACTAACGCAATGATTAGAGAAGTTAAAGAGGAGACAGGGCTATTAGTAGAAATTTTATGCGATTTACCGGACATAAATTACACACATCCAAATGGAAATAATATTTCAATAAAAATGTTTCTAGTGCAATCTGAGGACGACACCCTCTTAAGGCCGGAATTTAAAGGGGATGACATTAAATGGGTACCGACAAATGAGGTATCTTCGGTATTGAGCTATAACAATCTAAAAGAATATATCAAGGAAATTTATCATCTCATCAAAAAGTAA
- a CDS encoding class I SAM-dependent methyltransferase: MSKSKEFLSKYYGEKGDYLKDHDSFLTSASIKKDSDFLIKALSLKKNDTIFDIACGQGRHTKALSERGYLVDGVDFSKYLLSKAKDESKKSGKRTPNYYKANIEQLKLRKKYDKAYWFFSDLANINIEKAVSSIGRNIKPGGKILIDTDNLFRIVSYLEKNPNSPFAFDAKKLELIDKKANLRIPYPPYPVWSQWMEKSGFSVERVIGNYDFSEYSLTSPRLILIAKKITQ, from the coding sequence ATGTCAAAATCTAAAGAATTTTTATCTAAATACTACGGAGAAAAGGGTGATTATTTAAAGGATCATGATTCATTTCTAACTTCAGCAAGTATAAAGAAAGATTCTGACTTTTTAATTAAAGCTCTTAGTCTTAAAAAAAATGATACCATCTTTGATATTGCTTGCGGGCAAGGTCGCCACACAAAAGCCCTAAGTGAAAGAGGTTATTTAGTAGACGGTGTTGATTTTTCTAAATACCTACTTAGTAAAGCAAAAGATGAATCTAAAAAATCCGGCAAAAGAACGCCGAATTATTATAAAGCCAATATTGAACAACTAAAGTTAAGAAAGAAATATGACAAGGCATACTGGTTTTTCTCCGACTTAGCCAACATCAACATTGAAAAGGCAGTCTCTTCAATAGGTCGCAACATTAAACCCGGAGGCAAAATTCTGATTGATACGGATAATTTATTTAGGATCGTTTCTTACCTTGAGAAAAATCCTAACTCGCCATTTGCATTTGATGCGAAAAAATTAGAGCTTATCGATAAAAAAGCTAATCTTAGAATTCCATACCCACCTTATCCTGTTTGGAGTCAATGGATGGAAAAATCCGGTTTTTCTGTTGAGCGTGTTATCGGCAACTATGATTTTAGTGAATATTCTTTGACCAGTCCAAGGCTAATTTTAATTGCAAAAAAAATCACCCAATAG
- a CDS encoding nucleotidyltransferase family protein — protein sequence MEKDVIIKKLDKSLSVLKEKYNVRSIGVFGSYVRNEAKAGSDLDILVTFEKPIGLLKFIELENYLSELTGIKVDLVSQKALKPRIGKQILEEVVNV from the coding sequence ATGGAAAAAGACGTTATTATTAAAAAATTGGATAAAAGCCTGTCGGTTTTGAAAGAGAAATACAATGTGAGAAGCATTGGTGTTTTCGGTTCGTATGTAAGAAATGAGGCAAAGGCAGGGAGTGATTTGGATATTTTAGTCACATTTGAAAAGCCGATAGGATTGTTAAAATTTATAGAACTGGAAAATTATCTCTCAGAATTGACAGGAATAAAAGTTGATTTGGTATCTCAGAAAGCGCTTAAGCCCAGGATAGGAAAGCAGATATTGGAAGAAGTGGTGAATGTCTGA
- a CDS encoding DUF86 domain-containing protein, translated as MSDLMKRDYLDYLQDIIDSINDIESFVGGMNFNSFEKDKKTMNAVVRSLEIIGEAVKKIPEDVKDKYSDIPWKNMSGMRDKLIHEYFGIDEEIVWNVAIEELPPLGSLFKKILTESGTEE; from the coding sequence ATGTCTGATCTTATGAAAAGAGATTATCTGGATTATCTTCAAGATATTATTGACTCAATAAATGACATTGAGAGTTTTGTTGGTGGGATGAATTTTAATTCGTTTGAAAAAGATAAAAAAACTATGAATGCGGTTGTAAGGAGCTTAGAGATAATCGGCGAAGCTGTTAAGAAAATACCGGAAGATGTGAAGGATAAGTACTCAGATATTCCATGGAAGAATATGTCGGGCATGAGAGATAAACTAATCCATGAATACTTTGGCATTGATGAAGAGATTGTTTGGAATGTTGCAATAGAAGAATTGCCTCCTCTTGGGTCATTGTTTAAAAAAATTTTAACAGAATCGGGGACGGAGGAATAA
- a CDS encoding prolyl oligopeptidase family serine peptidase, with translation MHILRTRFKKEIVAEFLPPSRMLKENKVIIFCQGMPSGSSKKDLLEFFSKKGYWVFHPRYRGSWESGGEFLKLSPHQDILDIIEQLPKGFRSAWDGKLFKVNPDKVYLFGSSFGGPAAILASGYPLVDKVVVFSPVIDWRSPSKVEPLDQLGRFVKTGFGEAYRFPIKNWNKLKNGKFYNPIAETKDIDGKKIFIIHAKDDEVVSYIPSKKFSEKTGCKLVLLKKGGHLSAKNFIKKSFYKKIRWFIKE, from the coding sequence ATGCATATACTAAGGACAAGATTTAAAAAAGAGATAGTGGCTGAATTCTTACCTCCATCAAGGATGTTAAAAGAGAATAAAGTTATCATCTTTTGCCAGGGGATGCCTAGTGGATCTTCAAAGAAAGACCTTCTCGAATTCTTTAGTAAGAAGGGATACTGGGTATTTCACCCGCGTTATAGAGGTTCATGGGAGAGTGGAGGCGAATTCCTGAAGCTTTCGCCTCATCAAGATATCTTGGACATTATAGAGCAATTGCCAAAAGGGTTCCGTAGCGCGTGGGACGGTAAACTCTTTAAGGTGAATCCGGATAAAGTTTATCTTTTTGGTTCAAGTTTTGGCGGTCCGGCCGCTATTCTTGCTTCAGGGTATCCTTTAGTAGATAAGGTGGTGGTGTTTTCTCCCGTTATCGATTGGAGGTCTCCAAGTAAGGTGGAGCCTCTTGATCAACTGGGCAGGTTCGTCAAGACTGGTTTCGGAGAAGCTTATCGTTTTCCGATCAAAAATTGGAATAAATTAAAAAATGGCAAATTCTATAATCCTATTGCCGAGACAAAGGATATAGATGGGAAGAAAATATTTATCATCCACGCTAAAGACGACGAAGTGGTGTCATACATACCCTCAAAAAAATTCTCAGAAAAGACAGGCTGTAAGCTGGTTTTACTGAAAAAGGGAGGGCATTTATCAGCAAAAAATTTCATCAAAAAGAGTTTCTATAAAAAAATAAGGTGGTTTATTAAAGAGTAA
- a CDS encoding RNHCP domain-containing protein, with amino-acid sequence MTKKFQRNIEDFVCGHCGARVRGNGYTNHCPKCLWSKHVDVNPGDRGADCGGMMKPVSAEQKSGEWRILHKCEKCGHEKINRLSKDDDFDKVTKM; translated from the coding sequence ATGACCAAAAAATTTCAGCGGAATATTGAGGACTTCGTGTGCGGGCATTGCGGGGCGAGAGTCAGGGGCAACGGCTACACTAACCATTGCCCCAAGTGCCTGTGGAGCAAGCATGTGGATGTGAACCCGGGCGACAGGGGAGCGGACTGCGGAGGGATGATGAAGCCCGTTTCTGCCGAGCAGAAGAGTGGAGAGTGGCGGATCCTCCATAAGTGTGAGAAATGCGGACATGAGAAGATAAACAGGCTATCAAAAGATGACGACTTTGATAAAGTGACGAAGATGTAA